The Chitinivorax tropicus genomic sequence ATCGTATCCAATACATGGATATTGCGCCTTCGCAGATCGTGTCGGTAGCAGCATCTCTGATTCCGTTCCTGGAGCATGACGATGCGAACCGCGCATTGATGGGTGCCAACATGCAACGCCAGGCAGTGCCATGTCTGCGTGCGGAGAAGCCTTTCGTTGGAACCGGCATCGAGCGTACTTGTGCCGTTGACTCCGGAACAGCCGTCAAGGCTTTGCGTGGTGGGCTGGTGGATTATGTCGACGCCAACCGGGTGGTGATCCGTGTCAACGATGACGAGACTAGTGCGGGCGAAGTGGGTGTGGATATCTATAACCTCACCAAATACACTCGCAGTAACCAGAACACCAATATCAACCAGCGCCCGATCGTCAAGGTTGGTGATCGTCTTGCCAAGAATGACGTCATTGCAGACGGTGCTTCAACTGATTTGGGTGAGCTGGCGCTGGGTCAGAACATGTTCGTGGCCTTTATGCCATGGAACGGTTACAACTTCGAGGATTCGATTCTGATCTCGGAGCGGGTTGTTGCGGAAGACCGTTATACCTCGATCCACATTGAAGAGTTGTCTGTCGTAGCGCGTGACACCAAGCTCGGGCCGGAAGAAATCACTCGTGATATCTCCAATCTGAGCGAGCGCATGCTTGGTCGCCTTGATGAGGCTGGTATTGTCTATATCGGCGCAGAGGTGGAGGCAGGCGATGTCTTGGTTGGTAAAGTGACACCGAAGGGTGAAACGCAGCTGACGCCTGAAGAAAAGCTGCTCCGCGCCATCTTTGGTGAGAAAGCATCTGATGTCAAAGATACGTCCTTGCGTGTGCCGACTGGCATGAGCGGAACGGTCATCGATGTTCAGGTCTTTACCCGCGAAGGGATCGAGCGTGACAGCCGTGCTCAGCAGATCATTGATGACCATCTGAAGCGCTATAAGAAGGATTTGGCAGACCAGTTCCGTATCGTTGAGAACGACGCGTTTGACCGTATTGAAAAGCTGATTCTGGGTAAAGTGGTAAACGGTGGGCCGAAGCGGATCGTCAAGGGCACTGAGCTGACCAAGGAATACCTGGATTCCATCCCTCGGCATGACTGGTTCGATATTCGTCTGTCAGACGAGGATGCCGCACGTCAGCTGGAGCTGGCTAAGGCAAGCTTGGATCAACTACGCCTGGATTTTGACGACCGCTTTGAAGAGAAGCGTAAGAAACTGACCCAGGGTGACGAATTGCCACCCGGCGTGCAGAAGATGGTCAAGGTCTATCTTGCAGTCAAGCGCCGCCTGCAACCAGGTGACAAGATGGCGGGTCGCCACGGTAACAAGGGTGTTGTATCGAAGATCGTGCCGGTTGAAGACATGCCTTACATGGCAGATGGTACGCCGATGGACATCGTATTGAACCCACTTGGCGTACCTTCGCGGATGAACATCGGTCAGATTCTTGAAGTGCATCTGGGCTGGGCGGCAAAGGGTCTGGGCAACAAGATCAACAAGATGTTGAAAGATCAGCGCGGCCTGCAGGTTGCGGAGATGCGCTCTTTCCTTGAAAAGGTGTACAACACATCAGGTCAGAATGAAGATCTGGCAAGTTTCACTGATGATGAAGTAATCGAGCTGGCTCGCAATCTTTCACGTGGCGTTCCATTCGCAACACCAGTATTCGATGGTGCCAAGGAAGCCGAGATCAAGTCCATGTTGCAGCTGGCTGATCTGCCAGAGTCCGGTCAGATCGAATTGCACGATGGACGTACTGGCGAAGCCTTTGATCGTAAAGTCACCGTAGGTTACATGCATGTATTGAAGCTGCATCACTTGGTGGATGACAAGATGCACGCCCGTTCCACAGGCCCGTACTCGCTGGTGACCCAGCAACCATTGGGAGGTAAGGCCCAGTTCGGTGGTCAGCGTTTCGGTGAGATGGAAGTGTGGGCGCTCGAAGCGTACGGTGCGTCTTATACCCTGCAGGAAATGTTGACGGTGAAGTCGGACGATGTAACAGGTCGTACCAAGGTGTATGAAAACATCGTCAAGGGTGAGCACAAGATTGATGCGGGCATGCCGGAGTCTTTCAACGTACTGGTGAAAGAAATCCGTTCGCTCGGTATCGACATCGATCTCGAACGTTACTAAGACTAAGGAATGAAGGGCGGCATACGCCGCCCCAAGGCAATCTCAGGAGTAATTGATGAAAGCATTGCTCGATCTGTTCAAACAGGTGACGCAGGAAGAAGAATTCGATGCAATCCGCATCGGCATTGCCTCGCCGGAAAAAATTCGTTCCTGGTCTTATGGCGAAGTCAAAAAACCGGAAACGATCAATTATCGTACCTTCAAGCCAGAACGTGACGGCTTGTTCTGCGCACGCATCTTTGGCCCGATCAAAGACTATGAATGCCTGTGTGGTAAGTACAAGCGCCTGAAGCATCGTGGTGTGATCTGTGAAAAGTGTGGCGTAGAAGTCACTCTGTCCAAAGTACGCCGTGAGCGCATGGGCCATATTGAGCTGGCTTCACCGGTGGCGCACATCTGGTTTTTGAAATCGTTACCCTCCCGCTTGGGGATGGTATTGGATATGACATTGCGTGATATCGAGCGCGTGTTGTATTTCGAAGCCTATGTCGTGACCGACCCAGGTATGACGCCCCTGCAGCGTGCTCAACTGCTGACAGAAGACGACTACCTCGCCAAGGTCGAAGAGTACGGCGATGAGTTCTCTGCTTCGATGGGTGCCGAAGGCGTCCGTGATCTGCTCTCGACGCTGAACATCGATCAGGAAATGGCACGCCTCAAGCACGAGCTTGAGACCACCGGTTCTGATGCCAAGATCAAGAAAATTGCCAAGCGGCTGAAGGTTCTGGAAGCTTTCCACAAATCTGGCATCAAGCCAGATTGGATGATCATGGAAGTGCTCCCTGTTCTTCCACCAGAGCTGCGCCCATTGGTTCCGCTGGATGGTGGTCGTTTCGCGACATCGGATCTGAATGACCTCTATCGTCGCGTCATCAACCGTAACAACCGGTTGAAGCGTCTGTTGGAGCTCAAAGCACCCGAGATCATCGTCCGCAATGAGAAGCGCATGCTGCAAGAAGCGGTGGATTCGCTGCTGGACAATGGCCGTCGTGGTAAAGCGATGACCGGTGCCAATAAGCGACCGTTGAAATCGCTGGCTGACATGATCAAAGGTAAGGGCGGTCGTTTCCGTCAAAACCTGTTGGGTAAGCGCGTTGACTACTCCGGGCGTTCCGTGATCGTGGTTGGCCCGCAGCTGCGTCTGCATCAGTGTGGTTTGCCGAAAAAGATGGCGTTGGAGTTGTTCAAGCCTTTCATCTTCCACAAATTGGAAGTATTGGGGCTGGCAACCACTATCAAGGCGGCGAAGCGTCTGGTTGAGCAGGAAGTGCCAGAGGTATGGGATATTCTCGAAGAGGTGATCCGTGAGCATCCGGTTCTGCTGAACCGCGCACCTACCTTGCACCGCTTGGGGATTCAGGCATTCGAGCCCGTACTGATCGAAGGTAAAGCCATTCAGCTGCATCCGCTGGTCTGCGCGGCATTTAACGCCGACTTTGACGGTGACCAGATGGCGGTTCACGTTCCATTGTCGCTGGAAGCGCAAATGGAAGCCCGCACATTGATGCTCGCATCAAATAACGTGCTGTCTCCTGCCAACGGTGAACCAATCATCGTGCCATCGCAGGATATCGTATTGGGCCTGTATTACATGACCCGCGAGCGCGTAAATGGCCCAGGTGAGGGAATGCGTTTCTCTGACACGGCTGAGGTCTATCGTGCCTATGAAACCCGTCAGGTTCACCTGAGCACAAAAATCGCGGTACGTATTCGTGAATACGAAGCCATTGGTGATGGTGAATTCGTTGAGAAATTCACCCGCTACGAAACTACTGTTGGCCGCGCATTGCTGTCGGAGATCCTGCCTAAAGGCCTGCCTTTCTCCTTCATCAATAAGGCATTGAAGAAAAAAGAAATCTCGAAACTGATCAACGCGTCGTTCCGTCGTTGCGGCCTACGTGACACCGTGATTTTTGCTGACCAATTGATGTATACCGGGTTCAGCTATGCGACACGTGGCGGTATCTCAATCTGCGTGGATGACATGCAGATCCCAACCG encodes the following:
- the rpoB gene encoding DNA-directed RNA polymerase subunit beta, whose amino-acid sequence is MSYSFTEKKRIRKSFAKRENVLEVPYLLATQIESYAQFLQTGVPVEARKNVGLQAAFQSVFPIASHSGNARLDFVHYLMGDPVFDVPECQQRGITFAAPLRAKVRLTILDRETQKVKEVKEQEVYMGEIPLMTTTGSFVINGTERVIVSQLHRSPGVFFEHDRGKTHSSGKLLFSARIIPYRGSWLDFEFDPKDYLYFRIDRRRKMPVSILLKALGYTPEQILAEFFQFDAFHLGNGVEMELVPERLKGEIAKFDIVTEDGKTIVQKDKRVTAKHIRDIQTVGLTRILVPHDFMVGRVLATNIVHGETGELIARANDEITEDMLVKFDRAGVKQVQVIYTNDLDVGAYISQTLRTDETVDQNQARIAIYRMMRPGEPPTEEAVEALFQGLFFSEDRYDLSAVGRMKFNRRIGRDELLGSGTLSNEDIVAVIKILVELRNGRGEIDDIDHLGNRRVRSVGELAENQFRAGLVRVERAVKERLSQAESDNLMPHDLINAKPVSAAIKEFFGSSQLSQFMDQTNPLSEITHKRRVSALGPGGLTRERAGFEVRDVHPTHYGRVCPIETPEGPNIGLINSLAIYARTNEYGFLETPYRKVIDSKVTDQIEYLSAIEEGRYVVAQANATLDEEGRLIDELVTCRHRGETTVSTPDRIQYMDIAPSQIVSVAASLIPFLEHDDANRALMGANMQRQAVPCLRAEKPFVGTGIERTCAVDSGTAVKALRGGLVDYVDANRVVIRVNDDETSAGEVGVDIYNLTKYTRSNQNTNINQRPIVKVGDRLAKNDVIADGASTDLGELALGQNMFVAFMPWNGYNFEDSILISERVVAEDRYTSIHIEELSVVARDTKLGPEEITRDISNLSERMLGRLDEAGIVYIGAEVEAGDVLVGKVTPKGETQLTPEEKLLRAIFGEKASDVKDTSLRVPTGMSGTVIDVQVFTREGIERDSRAQQIIDDHLKRYKKDLADQFRIVENDAFDRIEKLILGKVVNGGPKRIVKGTELTKEYLDSIPRHDWFDIRLSDEDAARQLELAKASLDQLRLDFDDRFEEKRKKLTQGDELPPGVQKMVKVYLAVKRRLQPGDKMAGRHGNKGVVSKIVPVEDMPYMADGTPMDIVLNPLGVPSRMNIGQILEVHLGWAAKGLGNKINKMLKDQRGLQVAEMRSFLEKVYNTSGQNEDLASFTDDEVIELARNLSRGVPFATPVFDGAKEAEIKSMLQLADLPESGQIELHDGRTGEAFDRKVTVGYMHVLKLHHLVDDKMHARSTGPYSLVTQQPLGGKAQFGGQRFGEMEVWALEAYGASYTLQEMLTVKSDDVTGRTKVYENIVKGEHKIDAGMPESFNVLVKEIRSLGIDIDLERY